A window from Leptospira meyeri encodes these proteins:
- the tsaE gene encoding tRNA (adenosine(37)-N6)-threonylcarbamoyltransferase complex ATPase subunit type 1 TsaE — protein sequence MKANFLALRESELNPVFHSLDQLVDQFLKINKFPVILISGEMGAGKTTFIRDWFSRFGTESSINSPTFSLYNIYDSPNFRLYHFDLYRIKVLEELEDLGFEEIWGKEGISAIEWWQIAEPYLPKSNRIHLSIEADSIEVRSYTLEWSEKELQ from the coding sequence ATGAAGGCCAATTTTCTAGCTCTTAGAGAATCGGAACTAAACCCTGTATTTCATAGTTTGGACCAATTGGTAGATCAATTTTTAAAGATAAACAAATTCCCTGTCATATTGATTTCAGGAGAAATGGGCGCTGGCAAAACCACTTTTATCAGAGATTGGTTTAGTCGATTTGGAACAGAAAGTTCTATCAATTCACCTACTTTCTCCTTATACAATATATATGATTCACCTAACTTTCGCTTGTATCATTTTGATTTATACCGAATTAAAGTTTTAGAAGAACTAGAAGATTTAGGATTTGAAGAAATCTGGGGTAAAGAAGGAATTTCTGCCATCGAATGGTGGCAAATTGCTGAACCTTATCTTCCAAAGTCCAATCGCATCCATTTGTCGATTGAAGCAGATTCCATTGAAGTTCGTTCCTATACTTTGGAATGGTCGGAAAAGGAACTCCAATGA
- the tsaB gene encoding tRNA (adenosine(37)-N6)-threonylcarbamoyltransferase complex dimerization subunit type 1 TsaB — MNVLYFDTTQDWIQVFIATHLAGSSLQILSEQTETTPKESSYKLVEYIRSGLEKAKINKPDLIIVASGPGSFTGIRITVTTARDLSQLWKIPVFGVDSLEAYLIGMEGEVKTEESSLLCLDGKQGKYYTKFKSERSFSDSLDLTPEIIEAKIKTNEWTPNNWYYTGNLPKFYPPTATKIEATNLNLSSILQYSLKQYFKTESNQNDYLSLLPNYIRGTYVDHK, encoded by the coding sequence ATGAACGTCCTCTACTTCGACACTACCCAAGACTGGATTCAGGTCTTCATCGCAACCCATTTGGCTGGATCTTCATTACAAATCCTTTCCGAACAAACGGAAACAACTCCAAAAGAATCTTCTTATAAGTTAGTAGAATACATCCGCTCTGGTCTAGAGAAAGCCAAAATAAATAAACCAGATCTTATTATTGTGGCAAGTGGACCAGGATCTTTTACTGGCATTCGCATAACAGTCACTACTGCGAGAGACCTATCCCAATTATGGAAAATTCCAGTTTTCGGTGTCGATAGTTTAGAAGCTTATTTAATTGGGATGGAAGGAGAGGTAAAGACTGAAGAATCTTCCCTACTTTGTCTGGATGGGAAACAAGGAAAATACTACACAAAGTTTAAATCCGAAAGAAGTTTTTCTGATTCTTTGGATCTGACTCCCGAAATCATCGAAGCCAAAATCAAAACCAATGAATGGACACCTAACAATTGGTATTATACTGGAAATTTGCCAAAGTTTTATCCACCAACGGCAACAAAAATTGAAGCGACAAACTTAAATCTATCGTCTATACTACAGTATAGTTTGAAACAGTATTTCAAAACAGAATCGAATCAAAACGACTATTTATCTCTCCTGCCAAATTACATTCGCGGGACCTACGTAGATCACAAATGA
- a CDS encoding beta-galactosidase has product MIFGACYYPEQWNPKDWDEDLKNMKEMGLSSVRLAEFAWGLMEPKEGKFDFSLFDAVLKKLQEHGMTAILGTPTATFPPWLYKKFPEIVQVSKEGIVRGIGTRRQACFSSPAYKKATERIVTAMAKHFGNHPAVVGWQIDNEPGHEGSDVDYSPLALKNFRTWLKNKYKTMDSLNKRWGNVFWGVIYTDWNEIPLPAAHVASNFNPAMIQDYYRFQSDELVSYIHFQAEILKKYSKGKPLTTNLYPSPFLPITDMTKLFSKLDYVSWDNYPVWGNQQEPYPHPLVTATQQYSRGLKNKPYTVMEQFSGVQGHDTLGYLPPPGQIGLWLTQAIVNGANQIYFFRYRTARFGQEQLCYGILDHGKRKTSKYFELKKTIEDISEFANDIADSPYKADVAILHDIENSRNYKHQPLSDGLKFSPVSFAQVGYDIELATWFAGTNVLNVNSHSLPISADDDWSKYKVLTLPLYTMFDPSIVEKLKTYVAGGGTLVLGFRAGIKDKDHWMVEEPVPGVFGEMAGVEVFQFEAPATDKVGIRMGILPLKGSKFCEILEPTTAKVIARYNDSKKFYSGKPAITLNSFGKGKVYYVGTSLTPESFILLYRKILKGAGVSFGFLGATIERHHREGKQYNYEITMNHSNRYKLAGLSILKPFGYKIKRIPK; this is encoded by the coding sequence ATGATCTTTGGCGCCTGTTATTACCCCGAACAATGGAACCCTAAGGATTGGGATGAAGACCTAAAAAATATGAAAGAGATGGGTCTTTCTTCAGTAAGACTCGCAGAATTTGCTTGGGGACTAATGGAACCTAAGGAAGGAAAATTCGACTTTTCTTTGTTCGATGCAGTTTTGAAGAAACTCCAAGAACACGGAATGACAGCCATCCTTGGAACTCCTACAGCTACCTTTCCACCGTGGTTGTACAAAAAATTTCCGGAAATTGTTCAGGTATCCAAAGAAGGGATCGTTAGAGGGATTGGGACTAGGCGCCAGGCTTGTTTCTCTTCCCCAGCTTATAAAAAAGCGACAGAGCGAATTGTGACAGCCATGGCAAAACATTTTGGTAATCATCCAGCAGTAGTAGGATGGCAAATTGATAATGAACCAGGCCATGAAGGTTCTGACGTTGATTATTCACCTTTAGCACTAAAAAATTTTCGCACCTGGCTAAAGAATAAATACAAAACAATGGATTCGCTTAACAAACGTTGGGGGAACGTATTCTGGGGAGTGATCTACACGGATTGGAATGAAATTCCATTACCAGCAGCTCACGTAGCAAGTAACTTCAATCCGGCAATGATCCAAGATTATTACAGATTTCAATCAGATGAGCTGGTTTCTTACATTCATTTCCAGGCAGAGATTTTAAAAAAATATAGTAAAGGGAAACCACTCACGACTAATCTTTATCCTTCTCCTTTTTTGCCAATCACGGATATGACTAAATTGTTTTCCAAATTGGACTATGTGTCTTGGGACAACTATCCTGTTTGGGGGAACCAACAGGAACCATATCCACATCCGTTGGTTACAGCCACACAGCAATATTCGAGAGGTTTGAAGAATAAACCATACACTGTGATGGAACAATTCTCAGGTGTACAAGGTCATGATACTTTGGGTTACCTTCCACCGCCTGGACAAATCGGACTTTGGCTGACACAAGCGATTGTAAATGGTGCCAACCAAATCTATTTCTTTCGTTACAGAACGGCTCGTTTTGGTCAGGAACAACTTTGTTACGGAATATTGGATCACGGAAAAAGAAAAACATCTAAATATTTTGAGTTAAAAAAGACCATTGAAGATATCAGTGAATTTGCAAACGATATTGCTGATTCGCCTTACAAGGCAGATGTGGCAATTTTACATGATATAGAAAACTCACGTAATTACAAACACCAACCATTGAGTGACGGTTTAAAGTTTTCGCCAGTTTCATTTGCCCAAGTTGGTTACGATATTGAACTTGCCACTTGGTTTGCAGGAACCAATGTTTTAAATGTAAATTCTCACTCTCTTCCAATCAGCGCAGACGACGATTGGTCAAAGTACAAAGTTCTAACATTACCTCTATATACAATGTTCGATCCATCGATTGTTGAAAAATTAAAAACCTATGTAGCAGGTGGCGGAACTTTGGTTCTCGGGTTTAGGGCAGGAATCAAAGACAAAGACCATTGGATGGTTGAAGAGCCAGTTCCTGGAGTGTTTGGAGAAATGGCTGGAGTGGAAGTGTTTCAATTTGAAGCACCGGCAACAGACAAAGTGGGAATTCGGATGGGAATTTTACCGCTCAAAGGATCAAAGTTTTGTGAAATTTTGGAGCCTACAACGGCCAAAGTCATAGCGAGATACAACGATTCGAAAAAATTTTACTCAGGTAAACCAGCAATCACTCTAAATTCTTTTGGAAAAGGAAAGGTTTATTATGTGGGAACCTCTTTAACACCAGAAAGTTTTATCTTATTGTATAGAAAGATATTAAAGGGAGCAGGGGTATCTTTTGGTTTTCTTGGTGCGACAATTGAACGTCATCACCGCGAAGGAAAACAATACAATTATGAAATCACAATGAACCACTCTAACCGATATAAGTTGGCGGGACTTTCGATTTTAAAGCCATTTGGTTACAAAATCAAAAGAATTCCCAAATAA
- a CDS encoding LIC_10030 family protein, with amino-acid sequence MRIHDFKSINRILNETSAKNKPGEIYVDNLHTPYIQFPDRFVIPGTSVTQPEFGDIKDFVQTVLKYIPEAIEGTCLLPEPRPKRETGKLFFVRPMLFGSSRFLYVFSVDMLYLGGAKSEEIKKPGSQNMTPSIITDRLYFQTKIIHLHSTKEDGEDIIDFEAKRFQGGVFRVESEKDDNKPIRRFSEIFDEIDFSETESKIREELGISSDVWKLGRIYTPIGIDYLSLSLRFLVPSLPKTIQQFRSFYPILTDTEDGIPEETLKKYHEYLSSFEVERTQSKSGNILWKVIQKSSDK; translated from the coding sequence ATGAGAATACACGATTTTAAATCAATCAATCGGATTTTAAACGAAACATCCGCAAAAAATAAACCAGGTGAAATCTATGTTGATAATTTACACACACCTTACATTCAATTTCCTGATCGATTTGTTATCCCAGGTACTTCTGTCACACAACCAGAGTTTGGAGATATAAAAGATTTTGTTCAAACTGTTTTAAAGTATATTCCTGAAGCAATTGAAGGAACTTGTTTGTTGCCAGAACCTAGACCTAAAAGAGAAACTGGAAAGTTGTTTTTTGTTCGGCCTATGTTATTTGGGTCTTCCCGTTTTTTATATGTTTTTTCCGTGGATATGTTGTATTTGGGTGGAGCTAAGTCAGAAGAAATCAAAAAACCTGGATCACAAAATATGACTCCATCGATTATCACAGATCGATTGTACTTTCAGACCAAAATCATTCATCTTCACTCCACAAAAGAAGACGGAGAAGACATTATCGACTTTGAAGCAAAACGATTTCAAGGTGGGGTATTTCGAGTAGAATCAGAAAAAGATGATAACAAACCGATCCGTAGGTTTTCTGAAATTTTTGATGAAATTGATTTTTCGGAAACAGAATCGAAAATTCGTGAGGAATTAGGAATTAGTTCTGATGTTTGGAAATTAGGCAGAATTTATACTCCGATCGGAATTGATTATTTGTCATTATCGCTACGGTTTTTAGTCCCCAGTTTGCCAAAAACCATCCAACAGTTTAGAAGTTTTTATCCAATTCTCACCGATACAGAAGATGGAATTCCTGAAGAAACATTAAAAAAATATCATGAATATCTCTCTTCTTTTGAAGTGGAAAGGACACAATCGAAGTCCGGTAATATTTTATGGAAAGTCATTCAAAAATCATCCGATAAATAA
- a CDS encoding Hsp33 family molecular chaperone HslO, whose protein sequence is MSDQVILGISNTHHYRFTLVDLTETAKEPMFLHSLNKEMSVFLSKTMMGALFLAEMTKNQQKVSIQWKDDSNKQALAYSDRYGKMKSVAYSASHEEGDIRNEFILGQGIMKVIRWDFDSDTYQSYTNLVEDTFEVNFIKYLTESEQIKAIVGMEVYPFDFPGNDFSAKGLFFEALPDAPEESFRYLISKIQPLVKKEAFWTLSIDEMLASLQTEIGSELEVLSKESPEFLCDCSRHKVADIIASLGKQEADSIIDEFGKIEITCEFCRTAYQFDSFDVEKFFNQ, encoded by the coding sequence ATGTCTGACCAAGTTATTTTAGGTATATCCAACACCCACCACTATCGATTTACTTTAGTCGATTTGACAGAAACTGCCAAAGAGCCTATGTTTCTTCATTCTCTGAACAAAGAAATGTCCGTATTCCTTTCCAAAACCATGATGGGTGCGTTGTTTCTCGCAGAGATGACGAAAAACCAACAAAAAGTAAGCATCCAATGGAAAGATGATTCCAACAAACAAGCCTTAGCCTACAGTGATCGCTACGGTAAAATGAAATCTGTTGCTTATTCTGCTAGCCATGAAGAAGGAGATATCCGAAACGAATTTATTTTAGGCCAAGGGATTATGAAAGTAATCCGTTGGGATTTTGATTCGGACACATACCAATCTTATACAAACCTAGTAGAAGACACATTCGAAGTAAATTTTATCAAATACTTAACCGAATCAGAACAAATCAAAGCCATTGTAGGAATGGAAGTGTATCCCTTTGATTTTCCAGGAAATGATTTTTCCGCAAAAGGTTTGTTTTTTGAAGCGCTTCCTGATGCACCTGAAGAAAGTTTTCGGTATCTGATTTCCAAAATCCAACCTCTTGTCAAAAAAGAAGCCTTTTGGACACTCAGTATCGATGAAATGTTAGCCTCACTCCAAACAGAAATCGGTTCGGAGTTGGAAGTTTTAAGCAAAGAATCTCCAGAATTTTTATGTGATTGTTCCAGACATAAAGTGGCAGATATCATTGCATCCCTAGGGAAACAAGAAGCTGATTCTATCATCGATGAATTTGGAAAAATTGAAATTACTTGCGAATTTTGTAGGACTGCATACCAATTTGATTCTTTTGATGTGGAGAAATTCTTTAACCAATGA